The following proteins come from a genomic window of Pseudomonas sp. Z8(2022):
- the adeC gene encoding AdeC/AdeK/OprM family multidrug efflux complex outer membrane factor gives MRQSLLSLAVAAALLSGCSLIPDYQRPEAPVAADWPQGEAYGNAASEGSRSAEDLQWREFFRDPALQQLVQVALENNRDLRVAALNVEAYRALYRIQRADLLPSVSADGAGTRQRLPADLSQTGEARTSGQYSATLGVNAWELDFFGRIRSLSEQALQQYLATEQAARSTQISLVASVANAYLQWQADQALLQLTQDTLKTFEESYQLTQRSFDVGVADALALSQARSSVDSARVSLAQYQRLVAQDRNALTQLLGTGLPADLPQGLKLNAELLEQVPAGLPADLLQRRPDLLQAEYQLKAANANIGAARAAFFPSISLTANAGTASSQLSGLFDSGSGTWLFQPQISLPIFNAGRLRANLDYAELQKDIQVAQYEKAIQTAFQEVADRLAARTTYRQQLDAQRALLETTETYYDLAERRYRTGVDSYLTLLDAQRQLFSVRQQLITDRLAQLSSEVELYKALGGGWSDTGSNAPQG, from the coding sequence ATGAGGCAGTCCCTGTTGTCCCTGGCCGTGGCCGCCGCTCTGCTCAGCGGCTGCAGCCTGATTCCCGACTATCAGCGCCCCGAAGCCCCGGTGGCCGCCGACTGGCCGCAAGGCGAGGCCTATGGCAACGCCGCCAGCGAGGGCAGCCGCTCCGCAGAAGACCTGCAATGGCGCGAGTTCTTCCGCGACCCAGCGCTGCAGCAACTGGTACAGGTGGCGCTGGAAAACAACCGCGACCTGCGTGTCGCCGCGCTGAACGTCGAGGCATACCGTGCGCTGTATCGCATCCAGCGCGCCGACCTGCTGCCTTCGGTCTCCGCCGATGGTGCCGGCACTCGCCAGCGCCTGCCGGCCGACCTGAGCCAGACCGGTGAAGCCCGCACCAGCGGCCAGTACAGCGCCACCCTGGGCGTCAACGCCTGGGAGCTGGATTTCTTCGGTCGTATCCGCAGCCTCAGCGAGCAGGCCCTGCAGCAATACCTGGCCACCGAACAGGCCGCGCGCAGCACGCAAATCAGCCTGGTCGCCAGCGTCGCCAACGCCTACCTGCAATGGCAGGCGGATCAGGCGCTGCTGCAACTGACCCAGGACACCCTGAAGACCTTCGAGGAAAGCTACCAGCTGACCCAGCGCAGCTTCGACGTCGGCGTCGCCGACGCCCTGGCCCTGAGCCAGGCGCGCAGCTCGGTGGACAGCGCCCGCGTCAGCCTGGCGCAGTACCAACGCCTGGTCGCTCAGGACCGCAACGCCCTGACCCAGTTGCTCGGCACCGGCCTGCCGGCCGACCTGCCGCAGGGGCTGAAGCTCAATGCAGAACTGCTGGAACAGGTTCCGGCCGGTCTGCCCGCCGACCTGCTGCAGCGTCGCCCCGACCTGCTGCAGGCCGAGTACCAGCTCAAGGCCGCCAACGCCAATATCGGCGCGGCGCGTGCGGCGTTCTTCCCCAGCATCAGCCTGACCGCCAATGCCGGCACCGCCAGCAGCCAGCTGTCCGGCCTGTTCGACAGCGGCTCGGGCACCTGGCTGTTCCAGCCGCAGATCAGCCTGCCGATCTTCAACGCCGGGCGTCTGCGCGCCAACCTCGACTATGCCGAGCTGCAGAAGGACATCCAGGTGGCCCAGTACGAGAAGGCCATCCAGACTGCCTTCCAGGAAGTCGCCGACCGCCTCGCCGCACGCACCACCTATCGCCAACAGCTGGACGCCCAACGCGCCCTGCTGGAGACCACCGAGACCTACTACGACCTGGCCGAGCGCCGCTACCGCACGGGTGTGGACAGCTATCTGACCCTGCTCGATGCCCAGCGCCAGCTGTTCAGCGTGCGCCAGCAGCTGATCACCGACCGCCTGGCCCAGCTCAGCAGCGAAGTCGAGCTGTACAAGGCCCTGGGTGGTGGCTGGAGCGATACGGGGAGCAATGCTCCACAAGGTTGA
- a CDS encoding GNAT family N-acetyltransferase, producing the protein MTTPLCSARLILRPWRDDDLDDLARLCADPEVMAHFPAPLDRAGSETLLRRLQAHQDEHGFTFWYLQRQDDGEFVGFTGLARVGFAARFTPAVEIGWRLARSCWGLGYAREAAQQALHHAFTTLALDEVVAFTAPANRRSWGLMERLGMRRDGGFEHPGLPSGHPLRAHLLYRLERARWAEQALSP; encoded by the coding sequence ATGACGACCCCTCTGTGTAGCGCGCGGCTGATCCTGCGGCCCTGGCGCGACGACGACCTGGACGATTTGGCGCGGCTGTGTGCCGATCCCGAGGTGATGGCGCACTTTCCTGCGCCGCTGGATCGCGCCGGCAGTGAGACGTTGTTGCGCCGCTTGCAGGCGCATCAGGACGAACACGGTTTCACCTTCTGGTATCTGCAGCGGCAGGATGACGGTGAGTTCGTCGGCTTCACCGGCCTGGCGCGGGTCGGCTTCGCGGCGCGCTTTACTCCAGCAGTGGAGATCGGCTGGCGTCTGGCTCGTTCGTGCTGGGGCCTGGGTTATGCGCGTGAAGCCGCGCAGCAGGCGCTGCATCATGCCTTCACGACGCTGGCGCTGGACGAGGTGGTGGCCTTCACCGCGCCGGCCAACCGGCGTTCCTGGGGGCTGATGGAACGTCTCGGCATGCGCCGTGACGGCGGCTTCGAGCACCCGGGACTGCCGTCCGGGCATCCGCTGCGTGCGCACCTGCTCTATCGTCTGGAGCGGGCGCGCTGGGCGGAACAGGCGCTCAGTCCCTAA
- a CDS encoding TIGR03862 family flavoprotein: MTTACPSTAPHVAIIGGGPAGLMAAEVLAQGGVRVELFDAMPSVGRKFLLAGVGGMNITHSEPWDAFIGRYGERQAEVAALLREFDADALRAWIHDLGIDTFVGTSGRVFPSDMKAAPLLRAWLKRLRELGVVIHTRSRWLGWNENGSLRIAGPDGERAHAADACLLALGGGSWARLGSDGAWVPLLQARGIDVAELKPSNCGFEVAGWSEYLREKFAGAPLKNVALALPGQPARIGEFVLTAGGIEGSLVYAFSADIRRAIETAGQAVIHLDLLPQMPLARLQQALAKPRGKHSMAKHLHRQAGLDGVKAALLRELAPAEAFAEPAALAPWIKALPITLLRTRPLDEAISSAGGVPFAALDDGLMLKALPGVFCAGEMLDWEAPTGGYLLTACFASGRVAAQGALNWLRRLPV; encoded by the coding sequence ATGACCACAGCCTGCCCGTCCACCGCTCCTCACGTCGCCATCATCGGCGGCGGCCCTGCCGGGCTGATGGCTGCCGAAGTACTGGCCCAGGGCGGCGTGCGCGTGGAGCTGTTCGACGCCATGCCCTCGGTCGGTCGCAAGTTCCTGCTGGCCGGCGTCGGCGGCATGAACATCACCCACTCCGAGCCCTGGGACGCCTTTATCGGCCGCTACGGCGAACGCCAGGCCGAGGTCGCGGCGCTGCTCCGTGAGTTCGACGCCGACGCCCTGCGTGCCTGGATCCATGACCTAGGTATCGACACCTTCGTCGGCACCTCCGGCCGCGTCTTTCCCAGCGACATGAAGGCCGCACCGCTGTTGCGCGCCTGGCTCAAGCGCCTGCGCGAGCTGGGCGTGGTGATCCACACGCGCAGTCGCTGGCTGGGCTGGAACGAGAACGGCAGCCTGCGTATCGCCGGCCCGGACGGCGAACGTGCTCATGCCGCGGACGCCTGCCTGCTGGCCCTGGGTGGCGGCAGCTGGGCCCGCCTGGGCTCGGACGGTGCCTGGGTGCCGCTGCTGCAGGCGCGCGGCATCGACGTGGCGGAACTGAAACCGAGCAACTGCGGTTTCGAGGTGGCTGGCTGGAGCGAATACCTCAGGGAAAAATTCGCCGGTGCGCCGTTGAAGAACGTCGCCCTCGCCCTCCCCGGGCAGCCCGCTCGTATTGGTGAGTTCGTGCTCACCGCTGGCGGCATCGAGGGCAGCTTGGTGTATGCCTTTTCCGCCGACATCCGCCGCGCCATCGAAACCGCTGGCCAGGCGGTGATTCACCTCGACCTGCTGCCGCAGATGCCGCTGGCCAGACTGCAACAGGCGCTGGCCAAGCCGCGCGGCAAGCACTCGATGGCCAAGCACCTGCACCGCCAGGCCGGTCTCGACGGTGTGAAGGCCGCGCTGCTGCGCGAGCTGGCGCCTGCCGAAGCCTTCGCCGAGCCAGCCGCTCTGGCGCCCTGGATCAAGGCATTGCCGATCACCCTGCTGCGAACCCGGCCGCTGGACGAGGCGATCAGCAGCGCCGGCGGCGTGCCTTTCGCAGCGCTGGATGACGGCCTGATGCTCAAGGCGCTGCCCGGCGTGTTCTGCGCCGGCGAAATGCTCGACTGGGAAGCGCCTACCGGCGGCTACCTGCTCACCGCCTGCTTTGCCAGCGGGCGGGTGGCAGCGCAAGGTGCGCTGAACTGGTTGCGCAGACTGCCGGTGTGA
- a CDS encoding EAL domain-containing protein: MQTRNLSEIFVQTLEQAVDSVVVIDRNNHVLLFNRAAERLWGLDRSEVIGHNVSKLVPMEMRAAHDGYIEANRRTGINKIVGGSRTLQVERSDGSYRWASLSISRIEADGEVLYTAFVKDITEQHLQNEKLRMLSLVVDRTDSAILIVDGDWRTLYVNDGFTHLFGYSQEQLGNRPPLELLTPYIPTERITALHAQLNAGRPYSGDDLIYCANGQRIWCHMAINPVLDDNGVMTNAVAVLTDITQSKMHEVLQHRILEAMAREEPLEALMDKACREVERIAPEITASILRVSEDGLLQPLAGPKLPPSYSAALEGVAIGPGVGSCGTAAYSGEAVLVEDIESDPLWADYRELALSAGLRACWSTPIKDNRGRVFGTFAFYYRDPRGPSEFHQRLLKVLVHLCSLALQREENRAQIRQLAFYDSLTQLPNRSLLHARADQALAEAARNKQPLSVLFVDLDRFKQVNDSLGHPAGDELLRLVAQRLSDNRRASDIVGRLSGDEFVLVLPQCGSQQIAEVIEQLRLTLSQPCQIAGATLCPSASIGIAMFPADGHDMGTLVHRADMAMYQAKSAGRGRYSFFSHELNQLAQERLALESALREALEQGQLSLHYQPQVRMNDGLLYGVEALARWHHPQFGDISPARFIPLAEECGLINQLGLWAVREACRQLAQWRRKGLKIPAVSVNLSPTNFHNLDLPGMIAVTLEQNQLRPDDLTLEITESVLMDTNPSTLKTLDEVHEKGIRLSMDDFGTGYSSLSYLRRLPIQELKLDRSFVLDLEQDATNQALSEAVIRLGESLRLTVVAEGVETSGQQDILRQQGYHVGQGYLFSRPLSAADLEAWLQTLRD; encoded by the coding sequence ATGCAAACGCGCAATCTCTCTGAAATCTTCGTGCAAACCCTGGAACAGGCTGTCGACAGCGTGGTGGTGATCGACCGGAACAACCACGTGCTGCTGTTCAACCGGGCCGCCGAACGACTCTGGGGTCTGGACCGCAGCGAGGTGATCGGCCACAACGTCAGCAAGCTGGTGCCGATGGAGATGCGGGCCGCCCACGACGGCTACATAGAAGCCAACCGGCGCACCGGCATCAACAAGATCGTCGGCGGCAGCCGTACCCTGCAGGTCGAACGTTCCGACGGCAGCTACCGCTGGGCATCGTTGTCCATCTCCAGGATCGAGGCCGACGGCGAGGTGCTCTACACCGCCTTCGTCAAGGACATCACCGAGCAGCACCTGCAGAACGAGAAGCTGCGCATGCTCTCGCTGGTGGTCGACCGTACCGACAGCGCCATTCTCATCGTTGATGGGGACTGGCGCACGCTCTATGTCAACGACGGTTTCACCCATCTGTTCGGCTACAGCCAGGAGCAGCTCGGCAACCGCCCGCCACTGGAACTGCTGACGCCCTACATACCAACCGAGCGCATCACTGCCCTCCACGCCCAGCTCAATGCCGGCCGCCCCTATAGCGGCGACGATCTGATCTACTGCGCCAACGGCCAGCGCATCTGGTGTCACATGGCGATCAACCCGGTCCTCGATGACAACGGCGTGATGACCAACGCGGTGGCCGTGCTCACCGACATCACCCAGTCGAAGATGCATGAGGTCCTGCAGCATCGCATCCTCGAAGCCATGGCCCGCGAGGAGCCGCTGGAAGCGCTGATGGACAAGGCCTGCCGCGAGGTCGAACGGATCGCACCGGAGATCACCGCCTCGATCCTGCGCGTCAGCGAGGACGGCCTGTTGCAACCGCTGGCTGGGCCGAAGCTGCCGCCAAGCTACAGTGCCGCGCTCGAAGGCGTCGCCATTGGCCCCGGTGTCGGTTCTTGCGGTACGGCTGCCTACAGCGGCGAGGCCGTGCTGGTCGAGGACATCGAAAGCGATCCGCTGTGGGCCGATTACAGGGAGCTGGCGCTATCCGCCGGCCTGCGTGCCTGCTGGTCGACGCCGATCAAGGACAACCGCGGCCGCGTGTTCGGCACCTTCGCCTTCTACTACCGCGACCCGCGTGGCCCCAGCGAATTTCACCAGCGCCTGCTGAAGGTGCTGGTACACCTCTGCTCGCTGGCCCTGCAGCGCGAGGAAAATCGCGCGCAGATCCGCCAGCTGGCGTTCTACGACAGCCTGACCCAGCTGCCCAACCGCAGCCTGCTGCACGCCAGAGCCGACCAGGCCCTGGCCGAGGCCGCACGCAACAAGCAGCCATTGAGCGTGCTGTTCGTCGACCTCGACCGCTTCAAGCAGGTCAACGACTCGCTCGGCCACCCGGCCGGCGACGAGCTGCTGCGTCTGGTTGCCCAGCGCCTGAGCGACAACCGCCGGGCCAGCGATATCGTCGGCCGGCTGTCCGGCGACGAATTCGTCCTGGTGCTGCCGCAATGCGGCAGCCAGCAGATCGCCGAGGTGATCGAGCAGCTGCGCCTGACCCTCAGCCAGCCCTGCCAGATCGCCGGAGCGACGCTGTGCCCGTCGGCCAGCATCGGCATCGCCATGTTCCCCGCCGACGGCCACGACATGGGCACGCTGGTGCATCGCGCCGACATGGCCATGTACCAGGCCAAGAGCGCCGGCCGCGGCCGCTACAGCTTCTTCAGCCACGAGCTGAACCAGCTGGCCCAGGAGCGTCTGGCCCTGGAAAGCGCCCTGCGCGAAGCCCTTGAACAGGGCCAGCTGAGCCTGCACTACCAGCCGCAGGTGCGCATGAACGACGGCCTGCTGTATGGCGTCGAGGCCCTGGCGCGCTGGCATCATCCGCAGTTCGGCGACATCTCGCCGGCGCGCTTCATCCCGCTGGCCGAAGAGTGTGGCCTGATCAATCAGCTCGGTCTGTGGGCCGTGCGCGAAGCCTGCCGTCAGCTCGCCCAGTGGCGGCGCAAGGGCCTGAAGATCCCGGCGGTGTCGGTGAACCTGTCACCGACCAACTTCCACAACCTCGACCTGCCGGGAATGATCGCCGTCACGCTAGAGCAGAACCAGCTGCGGCCGGACGATCTGACCCTGGAGATCACCGAGAGCGTGCTGATGGACACCAACCCCAGCACGCTGAAGACCCTCGACGAAGTACATGAGAAGGGCATCCGCCTGTCCATGGACGACTTCGGCACCGGCTACTCGAGCCTCAGCTACCTGCGCCGTCTGCCGATTCAGGAGCTCAAGCTCGATCGTAGCTTCGTCCTCGACCTCGAGCAGGACGCCACCAACCAGGCGCTCAGCGAAGCGGTGATCCGCCTCGGCGAAAGCCTGCGCCTGACGGTAGTCGCCGAGGGCGTGGAGACCAGCGGACAGCAGGACATCCTCCGTCAGCAGGGTTACCACGTGGGTCAGGGCTACCTGTTCTCCCGGCCGCTGTCGGCTGCCGATCTGGAAGCCTGGCTGCAGACCCTTAGGGACTGA
- the tesB gene encoding acyl-CoA thioesterase II has translation MSRVLDDLVSLLSLEQIEENLFRGRSQDLGFRQLFGGQVLGQCISAASQTVEEARHVHSMHGYFLRPGDASLPVVYQVERTRDGGSFSTRRVVAVQKGKPIFFCSASFQYDEEGFHHQSEMPDVPGPENLKSETELARMVAPMIPERMRERAISDKPIEIRPVTLINPFAPQPCEPVKYVWFRAAGELPDDPQLHKYLLAYASDFNLLTTSMQPHGVSVFQKFMQVASLDHSLWFHRNLRMDDWLLYAMDSPWAGNARGFSRASIYNRQGELVASVAQEGLTRVREDWK, from the coding sequence ATGAGTCGTGTGCTGGATGATCTGGTTTCTCTGCTGAGCCTGGAACAGATCGAGGAAAACCTGTTCCGTGGCCGCAGCCAGGATCTCGGCTTTCGTCAGCTGTTCGGCGGCCAGGTGCTTGGCCAGTGCATTTCCGCCGCCAGCCAGACGGTCGAGGAGGCGCGCCATGTGCATTCCATGCACGGTTACTTCCTGCGCCCGGGCGATGCCAGCCTGCCGGTGGTCTATCAGGTCGAGCGCACCCGCGATGGCGGCAGCTTCAGCACCCGCCGCGTGGTGGCGGTGCAGAAGGGCAAGCCGATCTTCTTCTGCAGTGCCTCGTTTCAGTACGACGAGGAAGGCTTTCACCATCAGAGCGAGATGCCGGATGTCCCCGGCCCCGAGAACCTGAAATCGGAAACGGAGCTGGCGCGCATGGTGGCGCCGATGATTCCCGAGCGCATGCGCGAGCGTGCGATCAGCGACAAGCCCATCGAGATCCGCCCGGTCACCCTGATCAACCCCTTTGCCCCGCAGCCCTGCGAACCGGTCAAGTACGTGTGGTTCCGCGCGGCCGGCGAGCTGCCGGACGACCCGCAACTGCACAAGTACCTGCTGGCTTACGCCAGTGACTTCAACCTGCTGACCACCTCGATGCAGCCGCATGGCGTGTCGGTGTTCCAGAAATTCATGCAGGTGGCCAGCCTGGACCATTCGCTGTGGTTCCACCGCAACCTGCGTATGGATGACTGGCTGCTGTACGCCATGGACAGCCCCTGGGCTGGCAACGCCCGTGGTTTCTCCCGTGCCAGCATCTACAACCGCCAGGGCGAGCTGGTCGCGTCGGTGGCTCAGGAGGGGCTGACGCGCGTGCGCGAGGACTGGAAGTGA
- a CDS encoding histone deacetylase, with amino-acid sequence MLPLVYHDDYSPPFPSGHRFPMEKFRLLRDHLVEVGLTSDPELRRPELCPAEILALVHCPDYIARYMDGELSHEDQRRLGLPWSPALAQRTVRAVGGSLLTAELALRHGLACHLAGGTHHAHYDFPSGFCIFNDLAVIARYLLEAGRVHRVLIFDCDVHQGDGTARLLENEPDAITVSLHCEQNFPARKAQSDWDIPLPRGMGDADYLKVVDDTLNYLLPIYQPDLVLYDAGVDVHKDDALGYLQLTDAGLAARDEAVLQHCLGRDIPVLGVIGGGYSKDHAALARRHGILHHSAARVWAARGLR; translated from the coding sequence ATGCTGCCACTGGTCTACCACGACGACTACAGCCCGCCCTTCCCCAGCGGGCATCGTTTTCCCATGGAGAAGTTCCGCCTGCTGCGCGATCACCTGGTCGAGGTCGGTCTGACCAGCGATCCCGAACTGCGACGTCCGGAACTGTGCCCGGCCGAGATCCTCGCCCTGGTTCACTGCCCAGACTATATCGCCCGCTACATGGATGGCGAGTTGTCCCATGAAGATCAGCGCCGCCTCGGCCTGCCCTGGAGCCCGGCACTGGCGCAGCGTACCGTGCGCGCCGTCGGCGGCTCGCTGCTGACGGCCGAACTGGCGCTGCGTCACGGCCTGGCCTGCCACCTGGCCGGCGGCACGCACCATGCGCACTACGACTTTCCCTCTGGTTTCTGCATCTTCAACGACCTGGCGGTGATCGCCCGTTACCTGCTCGAAGCCGGCCGCGTGCACCGCGTGCTGATCTTCGATTGCGACGTGCACCAGGGCGACGGCACCGCTCGACTGCTGGAAAACGAGCCGGATGCGATCACCGTATCGCTGCATTGCGAACAGAACTTCCCGGCACGCAAGGCGCAGAGCGACTGGGACATTCCCCTGCCGCGCGGCATGGGCGACGCCGATTACCTGAAGGTGGTGGACGACACCCTGAACTACCTGCTGCCCATCTACCAGCCGGATCTGGTGCTCTACGACGCCGGTGTCGATGTACACAAGGACGACGCGCTGGGCTACCTGCAACTCACCGACGCCGGCCTCGCCGCCCGCGACGAAGCCGTGCTGCAGCACTGTCTGGGCCGCGACATTCCGGTGCTTGGGGTGATCGGCGGAGGTTACTCGAAGGATCACGCCGCCCTCGCCCGCCGCCACGGCATCCTGCATCACAGCGCCGCGAGGGTGTGGGCGGCGCGGGGATTGCGCTGA
- a CDS encoding HAD family hydrolase produces the protein MKVLREARHWVFDMDGTLTLAVHDFPAIKRALGIPQEDDILHHLAALPADEAAAKHAWLLEHERELAVASRPAPGAIELVRALCERGCQLGILTRNAHPLALLTLQAIGLDDCFATADILGRDEAPPKPHPGGLLHLAERWAVKPQELVMVGDYRFDLECAQAAGARGVLVNLPDNPWPELTELHAQDCAQLLAALA, from the coding sequence GTGAAGGTACTGCGCGAAGCACGTCACTGGGTGTTCGACATGGACGGCACCTTGACCCTGGCGGTGCATGATTTCCCGGCGATCAAGCGGGCGCTGGGCATTCCTCAGGAAGACGACATCCTCCACCACCTGGCGGCGCTGCCGGCAGACGAGGCAGCGGCCAAGCATGCCTGGCTGCTGGAGCACGAACGCGAGCTGGCAGTGGCCTCACGCCCGGCACCAGGGGCCATCGAGCTGGTGAGGGCGCTGTGCGAGCGCGGCTGCCAGCTCGGCATTCTTACCCGCAATGCTCACCCGCTGGCGTTGCTGACCCTGCAGGCAATTGGCCTGGATGACTGCTTTGCCACGGCCGATATCCTTGGCCGCGACGAGGCGCCGCCCAAACCGCACCCGGGCGGTTTGCTGCATCTGGCCGAGCGCTGGGCGGTCAAACCGCAGGAACTGGTGATGGTCGGCGACTACCGCTTCGACCTCGAATGCGCCCAGGCTGCGGGCGCGCGCGGCGTACTGGTCAACCTGCCGGACAACCCCTGGCCGGAGCTGACCGAGCTGCATGCGCAGGATTGCGCGCAGCTGCTGGCTGCGTTGGCCTGA
- a CDS encoding aminotransferase class V-fold PLP-dependent enzyme has translation MSQICPDIDPDGLIEYSVVYTDRSLNHMSHSFQGVMRDISVTLKQVYNAHAVAVVPGSGTYGMEAVARQLATGQKCLVIRNGWFSYRWTQIFDMGRIPAEAKVLKARPVADGPQAAFAPAPLDEVLATIAAEKPQLVFAPHVETSSGMILPDDYLRAVSDAVHAVGGLFVLDCIASGTLWVDMQACGIDVLISAPQKGWSASPCCALVMMSEAAQARVEATQSTSFACDLKKWLQIMQAYEQGGHAYHATMPSDALARFRDAMLEAKGIGFAKVREQQQELGDRVRALLAARGFRSVAAKGFEAPGVVVCYTDDGQIRTGAKFAAVGLQIAAGVPLQCDEPADFQTFRLGLFGLDKLGNIERTVATLEQALDKVLG, from the coding sequence ATGTCCCAGATCTGCCCCGACATCGATCCCGATGGCCTGATCGAATATTCGGTGGTCTACACCGACCGCTCGCTGAACCATATGTCGCACTCTTTCCAGGGTGTCATGCGCGATATCTCCGTTACCCTGAAGCAGGTGTACAACGCTCATGCCGTGGCGGTGGTGCCGGGCAGCGGCACCTATGGCATGGAAGCGGTGGCGCGCCAGCTGGCAACCGGGCAGAAGTGTCTGGTGATCCGCAACGGCTGGTTCAGCTATCGCTGGACGCAGATCTTCGACATGGGCCGGATTCCCGCCGAGGCCAAGGTGCTCAAGGCGCGCCCGGTCGCTGACGGCCCGCAGGCCGCCTTCGCCCCGGCGCCGCTGGACGAGGTACTGGCCACCATCGCCGCCGAGAAGCCGCAGCTGGTGTTCGCCCCGCACGTGGAAACCTCTTCGGGCATGATCCTGCCGGACGACTACCTGCGCGCGGTGAGCGACGCGGTGCACGCCGTCGGCGGTTTGTTCGTGCTCGACTGCATTGCCTCGGGCACCCTCTGGGTGGACATGCAGGCCTGCGGCATCGACGTGCTGATCAGCGCTCCGCAGAAGGGTTGGAGCGCCTCGCCGTGCTGCGCTTTGGTGATGATGAGCGAGGCAGCCCAGGCGCGCGTCGAGGCCACGCAGAGCACCAGCTTCGCCTGCGACCTGAAGAAGTGGCTGCAGATCATGCAGGCCTATGAACAGGGTGGCCATGCCTACCACGCCACCATGCCCAGCGATGCCCTGGCGCGCTTCCGCGATGCCATGTTGGAGGCCAAGGGCATTGGTTTTGCCAAAGTGCGTGAGCAACAGCAGGAGCTTGGCGACCGGGTGCGCGCCCTGCTGGCTGCGCGTGGCTTCAGGAGCGTCGCGGCCAAGGGCTTCGAGGCGCCTGGCGTGGTGGTCTGCTACACCGACGACGGGCAGATCAGGACTGGCGCCAAGTTCGCCGCCGTCGGCCTGCAGATCGCCGCCGGCGTTCCGCTGCAGTGCGACGAGCCGGCGGATTTCCAGACCTTCCGCCTCGGTCTGTTCGGGCTGGACAAGCTGGGCAATATCGAACGCACGGTGGCTACGCTGGAGCAGGCGCTGGACAAGGTGCTGGGCTGA